The following proteins come from a genomic window of Planctomycetota bacterium:
- the priA gene encoding primosomal protein N' has product MSRALFPELDLELPDDRPKPGKRPSYFAAVALEQSIDKELDYEVPAAMWDEVKIGQRVRVPLGRGNKLAHGYIVGLHREQRYPKTKPIRTITDPRPLVDGQLLELARWIGRYYVCPIGTVIDSILPSAVKKRVGIGYVTMCRLAMTRDAVQDLLENTKAPKRRALLGRLLQVEEGGEIELAKLAGEAGVKPPTVRRLSKLGVITLRNVADLPALSVPKNWSGPRQQPLTLSDEQRVVMDNLTPRLVDGFSVNLLHGVTGSGKTEVYLQAIAKVVEAGKQAIVLVPEIALTPQTVRRFTGRFEKVAVLHSGLTAGARHRFWQQIAAGQADVVVGARSAIFAPVPKLGIVVVDEEHENSYKQDQAPRYHARDVAIKRAQMAECAVVLGSATPSLESWERAKSGHLLSLPSRVADRPMPAIEIIDLRNVQRQTRRIELLSPRLEHLLRVTKEAGEQGILLLNRRGYANFVFCPSCLEPVNCRFCDATMTYHRNVGEGPGSGSFEAGKHTGQLHCHYCLAVNPLPPSCEACGHKLSLFGLGTQRVEEEIRRKLPDLRFERVDSDTMRGGSQYEQVLDRFSRGELDVLLGTQMIAKGLDYPNVTFVGIVSGDTALSLPDFRASERTFQLITQVAGRAGRGEKPGRVALQTFMPDDPTIRSALAGDYERFADRELELRRQTGQPPFARMARIVVRDQDEKKLASRCQQLVVDLGPAVASENSVTLRGPHPCAISRISGYWRQQVLLSAPSALPLQRVLSRARSAGNFATNDRLAVDVDPVSLL; this is encoded by the coding sequence ATGTCCCGCGCCCTCTTTCCCGAACTCGATCTGGAGTTGCCCGACGATCGGCCGAAGCCGGGCAAGCGGCCGTCGTACTTCGCGGCGGTGGCGTTGGAGCAGTCGATCGACAAGGAACTCGACTACGAGGTTCCTGCCGCGATGTGGGACGAGGTTAAGATCGGCCAGCGGGTTCGTGTGCCGCTCGGTCGGGGCAACAAACTCGCCCACGGCTACATCGTCGGCCTGCACCGCGAGCAGCGTTACCCCAAGACCAAGCCCATCCGCACCATCACCGACCCCCGGCCGCTGGTCGACGGACAGTTGCTTGAACTGGCGCGGTGGATCGGGCGGTACTACGTCTGTCCGATTGGCACGGTGATCGACTCGATCCTGCCGAGTGCGGTGAAGAAACGCGTCGGGATCGGTTACGTCACGATGTGTCGGTTGGCGATGACGCGTGACGCGGTACAGGACTTGTTGGAAAACACGAAAGCGCCGAAGCGGCGGGCCTTGCTCGGCCGACTGTTGCAGGTCGAAGAGGGCGGCGAGATCGAGTTGGCCAAGCTCGCCGGCGAGGCGGGGGTCAAGCCGCCGACGGTGCGGCGACTGTCCAAGCTTGGCGTCATCACGCTCCGCAACGTCGCCGATCTGCCGGCGTTGTCGGTACCGAAAAATTGGTCAGGGCCAAGGCAACAACCACTCACGCTTTCCGACGAACAACGCGTGGTCATGGACAACCTGACGCCGCGCTTGGTCGATGGCTTTTCGGTCAACCTTCTGCACGGCGTCACCGGCAGCGGCAAGACCGAGGTGTATCTCCAGGCGATCGCGAAGGTCGTCGAAGCGGGCAAGCAGGCGATCGTGCTGGTGCCGGAGATCGCGCTCACGCCCCAGACGGTTCGGCGGTTCACCGGGCGATTCGAGAAAGTCGCCGTGCTCCACAGTGGGTTGACGGCGGGGGCGCGTCACCGCTTCTGGCAACAGATCGCCGCGGGTCAGGCCGACGTTGTCGTCGGTGCCCGCAGCGCGATCTTCGCCCCGGTGCCCAAGCTCGGCATCGTCGTCGTCGACGAGGAGCACGAGAACTCGTACAAACAGGATCAAGCCCCGCGCTACCACGCCCGGGACGTGGCGATCAAGCGGGCGCAGATGGCCGAGTGCGCGGTGGTGCTCGGGAGTGCGACGCCATCGCTGGAAAGCTGGGAGCGGGCCAAGTCCGGGCATTTGCTCTCGTTGCCAAGCCGGGTCGCGGATCGGCCGATGCCCGCGATCGAGATCATCGACCTCCGCAACGTCCAACGCCAGACCAGGCGGATCGAACTGCTAAGCCCACGCCTCGAGCATTTGCTGCGTGTCACGAAGGAGGCGGGGGAGCAGGGTATTTTGCTGCTGAACCGGCGGGGCTATGCGAACTTCGTGTTTTGCCCGTCGTGTTTGGAGCCGGTGAACTGCCGGTTCTGCGACGCGACGATGACGTACCACCGCAACGTCGGCGAGGGGCCGGGCAGCGGGTCGTTCGAGGCGGGCAAGCACACCGGGCAGCTGCACTGCCACTACTGCCTCGCGGTGAATCCGTTGCCGCCTAGCTGCGAGGCGTGCGGGCACAAGCTCTCGCTCTTCGGCCTCGGTACCCAACGCGTCGAAGAGGAGATCCGACGCAAGCTCCCCGACCTGCGGTTCGAGCGGGTCGACTCCGACACGATGCGCGGCGGCAGTCAGTACGAGCAGGTGCTCGACCGCTTCAGTCGCGGCGAACTCGATGTCCTGCTCGGCACGCAGATGATCGCCAAGGGCTTGGATTATCCGAACGTGACGTTCGTGGGGATCGTCAGCGGCGACACGGCGCTGAGCCTGCCGGACTTCCGGGCCAGCGAGCGAACGTTCCAACTCATCACGCAGGTCGCCGGTCGAGCCGGTCGCGGTGAAAAGCCGGGCCGGGTCGCGTTGCAGACGTTCATGCCCGACGACCCGACGATCCGGTCGGCACTGGCCGGGGATTACGAACGATTTGCCGACCGCGAGCTGGAACTTCGTCGCCAGACCGGTCAGCCGCCGTTCGCGCGGATGGCGCGGATCGTGGTACGCGATCAGGACGAGAAGAAGCTCGCGAGCCGATGTCAGCAACTCGTTGTCGACCTCGGCCCGGCCGTCGCCAGCGAGAACAGCGTCACCCTGCGCGGTCCGCACCCGTGTGCCATCTCCCGCATCAGCGGCTATTGGCGGCAGCAGGTCTTGCTCAGCGCTCCGTCGGCGTTGCCGTTGCAGCGGGTGCTGAGCCGTGCCCGGTCCGCCGGTAACTTCGCGACCAACGATCGCTTGGCCGTCGACGTCGATCCGGTGTCGTTGCTGTAG